The Patescibacteria group bacterium genome window below encodes:
- a CDS encoding prepilin-type N-terminal cleavage/methylation domain-containing protein — MNAHFRQRADRRGFTLLEMMVYLLIVGVVLVSSTLFAYEFTITRVKSAAFQETERNARIALARITSEIRRADGYNLAGSVFGINPGQLSLIMPVASGRNPTVFAVAGGRLTIQQGAGPVLPLTSSKVNVTDLLIDDLSRPNKTKTFRIRLRAAYVTDLQYSTAATELETTAQIKKSDGYSN, encoded by the coding sequence ATGAACGCCCATTTTCGCCAGCGCGCCGACCGCCGGGGTTTCACCCTGCTCGAGATGATGGTTTATCTGCTCATCGTCGGGGTGGTTTTAGTGTCGTCAACGCTGTTCGCTTACGAATTCACGATCACGCGCGTCAAATCCGCGGCTTTTCAAGAGACTGAACGCAACGCCCGGATCGCGCTCGCCCGGATCACTTCCGAGATTCGCCGTGCCGACGGTTATAATCTGGCGGGTTCGGTCTTTGGCATCAACCCTGGTCAGCTTTCGCTCATCATGCCAGTCGCTTCCGGGCGGAACCCTACGGTTTTTGCGGTCGCGGGCGGCCGTCTGACCATTCAGCAAGGAGCTGGTCCGGTCCTGCCACTCACGTCCTCCAAGGTCAATGTGACTGATCTGCTCATTGATGATCTCTCGCGCCCGAACAAGACGAAGACTTTCCGGATCCGCCTGCGCGCCGCTTACGTCACGGATCTGCAGTACTCGACCGCTGCCACCGAACTCGAAACGACCGCTCAGATAAAGAAATCAGACGGTTATTCGAATTGA